One region of Micromonospora ureilytica genomic DNA includes:
- a CDS encoding VOC family protein — translation MAADSPAPVVRQLRLVVEAADHEAAVAFFRDALGLPEEAAFSGEGDARVVILDAGRATLEIANPAQKRLIDEVEVGRQVAPRIRVAFEVDDAEATTARLVAAGASEIAPPTRTPWQSLNSRLDAPADLHITIFQELVTPDEGVGTRDEQPEGDGDN, via the coding sequence ATGGCCGCCGACTCGCCCGCACCCGTCGTCCGTCAGCTGCGCCTCGTGGTGGAGGCCGCCGACCACGAGGCCGCCGTCGCGTTCTTCCGTGACGCGCTGGGCCTGCCGGAGGAGGCGGCGTTCAGCGGGGAGGGGGATGCGCGAGTGGTGATCCTGGACGCCGGGCGCGCCACCCTGGAGATCGCCAACCCCGCGCAGAAACGCCTGATCGACGAGGTCGAGGTGGGTCGGCAGGTCGCACCGCGCATCCGGGTGGCCTTCGAGGTGGACGACGCGGAGGCGACGACGGCCCGACTGGTGGCCGCCGGGGCGAGCGAGATCGCGCCGCCGACGCGTACGCCGTGGCAGTCGCTCAACTCCCGCCTCGACGCCCCCGCCGACCTGCACATCACCATCTTCCAGGAACTCGTCACTCCGGACGAGGGTGTCGGGACGCGGGATGAGCAGCCCGAAGGTGACGGCGACAACTGA
- a CDS encoding MBL fold metallo-hydrolase: MTARVDRAVTSGTFSLDGQTFDVDNNVWVIGDDHECVILDAPHDVAAILALVGDRQVRAILATHAHDDHVRVAPELAEATGAPVLLHAEDRVLWDMVHPHLPPHGELHDGQSIEVGGTTLWVLHTPGHSPGACSFHAPELGAVFTGDTLFAGGPGATGRSYSDFDTIVGSIRTRLLTLPAETVVHTGHGDDTTIGAEAPHLQEWLARGH; encoded by the coding sequence GTGACCGCCCGCGTCGACCGCGCGGTCACCTCGGGCACGTTCTCCCTGGACGGGCAGACGTTCGACGTGGACAACAACGTCTGGGTGATCGGTGACGACCACGAGTGCGTCATCCTGGACGCGCCGCACGACGTGGCGGCGATCCTCGCCCTGGTGGGCGACCGGCAGGTCCGGGCGATCCTGGCCACCCACGCCCACGACGACCACGTCCGGGTGGCGCCCGAGCTGGCCGAGGCCACCGGCGCGCCGGTGCTGCTGCACGCCGAGGACCGGGTCCTCTGGGACATGGTCCACCCGCACCTGCCCCCGCACGGCGAGCTGCACGACGGGCAGAGCATCGAGGTGGGCGGCACCACGCTCTGGGTGCTGCACACCCCCGGGCACAGCCCCGGCGCGTGCAGCTTCCACGCGCCGGAGCTGGGCGCGGTGTTCACCGGTGACACGCTCTTCGCCGGTGGCCCGGGCGCGACGGGCCGCTCGTACAGCGACTTCGACACCATCGTCGGGTCGATCCGCACCCGCCTGCTGACCCTCCCGGCGGAGACGGTCGTGCACACCGGCCACGGCGACGACACGACGATCGGTGCGGAGGCGCCGCACCTGCAGGAGTGGCTGGCCCGCGGCCACTGA
- a CDS encoding S-(hydroxymethyl)mycothiol dehydrogenase, whose amino-acid sequence MSQEVRGVISRSKGAPVEVTTIVVPDPGPGEAIVRIQSCGVCHTDLHYREGGINDDYPFLLGHEAAGIVEQVGEGVTDVAPGDFVVLNWRAVCGVCRACRRGRPWYCFNTHNATQRMTLSDGTELAPALGIGAFAEKTLVHAGQCTKVDPAARPAAVGLLGCGVMAGLGAAMNTGNVTRGDSVAVIGCGGVGDAAVAGAALAGATTIVAVDTDSRKLDWARKFGATHTVNASETDPVEAIRAATGGFGADVVIDAVGRPETWKQAFYARDLAGTVVLVGVPTPQMQIELPLLDVFGRGGALKSSWYGDCLPSRDFPMLTELYLQGRLDLDAFVTEEIALDQVENAFERMHHGDVLRSVVVFP is encoded by the coding sequence GTGAGCCAGGAAGTCCGGGGAGTCATCTCCCGCAGCAAGGGCGCGCCGGTCGAGGTCACCACCATCGTGGTGCCCGATCCGGGGCCCGGTGAGGCGATCGTCCGGATCCAGTCGTGCGGTGTCTGCCACACCGACCTGCACTACCGCGAGGGTGGCATCAACGACGACTACCCGTTCCTGCTCGGTCACGAGGCGGCCGGCATCGTGGAGCAGGTCGGCGAGGGCGTGACGGATGTAGCCCCGGGCGATTTCGTGGTGCTCAACTGGCGGGCGGTCTGCGGAGTCTGCCGCGCCTGCCGCCGGGGTCGGCCCTGGTACTGCTTCAACACCCACAACGCCACCCAGCGGATGACCCTCTCCGACGGCACCGAACTCGCCCCGGCGCTGGGCATCGGGGCGTTCGCCGAGAAGACCCTGGTGCACGCCGGGCAGTGCACGAAGGTGGACCCGGCGGCCCGTCCCGCCGCCGTGGGTCTGCTCGGGTGCGGGGTGATGGCCGGGCTGGGCGCGGCGATGAACACCGGCAACGTCACCCGGGGCGACTCGGTCGCGGTGATCGGCTGCGGCGGCGTCGGGGACGCGGCGGTCGCCGGCGCGGCCCTCGCCGGCGCCACCACGATCGTTGCCGTGGACACCGACAGCCGCAAGCTCGACTGGGCCCGCAAGTTCGGCGCCACGCACACCGTGAACGCCTCCGAGACCGACCCGGTCGAGGCGATCCGTGCCGCCACCGGTGGCTTCGGCGCGGACGTGGTGATCGACGCGGTGGGCCGACCGGAGACGTGGAAGCAGGCTTTCTACGCTCGCGACCTGGCCGGCACCGTGGTGCTGGTCGGCGTACCCACCCCGCAGATGCAGATCGAGCTGCCGCTGCTCGACGTCTTCGGGCGCGGGGGCGCCCTCAAGTCCAGTTGGTACGGCGACTGCCTGCCCAGCCGGGACTTCCCGATGCTCACCGAGCTGTATCTGCAGGGCCGGCTCGACCTCGACGCGTTCGTCACCGAGGAGATCGCGCTCGACCAGGTCGAGAACGCCTTCGAGCGGATGCACCACGGCGACGTGCTCCGCTCGGTGGTGGTGTTCCCGTGA
- a CDS encoding DoxX family membrane protein produces MKFAHLPLRVSIGAYFLNSGLGKRTLEGTAAEGLHGMAVAAMPQLGQLEPARFAKLLAYSEIALGAALIAPFVPAPLVGLGLTAFGAGLAQLYLKTPGMREPGSIRPTQQGAGLAKDVWLVGAGLTLVLEGLTHGRRRG; encoded by the coding sequence ATGAAATTCGCGCACCTGCCACTGCGGGTCAGCATCGGCGCGTACTTCCTCAACTCGGGTCTGGGCAAGCGCACCCTGGAGGGCACCGCCGCGGAGGGCTTGCACGGTATGGCGGTCGCCGCCATGCCCCAGCTCGGCCAGTTGGAGCCGGCGCGCTTCGCCAAGCTGCTGGCGTACTCGGAGATCGCCCTGGGGGCCGCGCTGATCGCACCGTTCGTCCCGGCGCCCCTGGTCGGGCTCGGCCTGACCGCGTTCGGCGCGGGCCTGGCGCAGCTGTACCTGAAGACGCCGGGGATGCGCGAACCCGGCAGCATCCGCCCGACCCAGCAGGGCGCGGGGCTCGCGAAGGACGTGTGGCTGGTGGGGGCGGGCCTGACCCTGGTGCTGGAGGGGCTTACCCACGGCCGTCGGCGCGGCTGA
- a CDS encoding low temperature requirement protein A, which translates to MTQSRSLRPFYRPMRPHRRDEPHRTATPLELFFDLCFVVAVAQAAGNLHHDVSEGHLGHALTRYLMVFFAIWWSWMNFTWFASAYDTDDDLYRITTLVQIAGALIIAAGVTQGFTDGDFTVITYGYVVMRLAAVVQWSRAAIGDPAHRAAARRYAIGVTVVQLGWLLRLLLPAEWGIAAFVLLALADLLVPAVAERPGMTPWHPAHITERYGLFTLIVLGEAVGAVSLTIQDGLDAGEHDLWSLAAAGAVVVFALWWLYFDRPNEAPDRQPYSLIWGYGHYLIFAAIAAVGAGLSVSVDYERHLADISERIAGYAVAVPIAVFLLTVWVLHVRRQQHGAVVVAFPVVALLALLAPLGPAPVYVLAALLVALVALTVVLRRRDVRPSATVGDPA; encoded by the coding sequence GTGACCCAGTCTCGGTCGCTGCGGCCGTTCTACCGGCCGATGCGCCCTCATCGTCGCGACGAGCCGCACCGCACGGCCACGCCGCTGGAACTCTTCTTCGACCTGTGCTTCGTGGTGGCCGTGGCGCAGGCCGCCGGCAACCTGCACCACGACGTCTCCGAGGGCCACCTCGGCCACGCGCTGACCAGGTACCTGATGGTGTTCTTCGCGATCTGGTGGTCGTGGATGAACTTCACCTGGTTCGCCTCGGCCTACGACACCGACGACGACCTCTACCGGATCACCACGCTGGTGCAGATCGCCGGGGCGTTGATCATTGCCGCCGGGGTGACCCAGGGGTTCACCGACGGCGATTTCACCGTGATCACCTACGGGTACGTGGTGATGCGGCTGGCCGCCGTCGTGCAGTGGAGCCGAGCGGCCATCGGCGACCCGGCGCACCGGGCGGCGGCGCGCCGCTACGCGATCGGCGTGACGGTGGTGCAGCTCGGCTGGCTGCTGCGATTGCTGCTGCCCGCCGAGTGGGGCATCGCGGCGTTCGTGCTGCTCGCTCTGGCCGACCTGCTGGTGCCGGCGGTGGCCGAACGCCCCGGGATGACCCCGTGGCACCCGGCGCACATCACCGAGCGGTACGGCCTGTTCACCCTGATCGTGCTCGGTGAGGCGGTGGGGGCCGTCTCGTTGACGATCCAGGACGGGCTCGACGCCGGGGAACACGACCTCTGGTCGCTCGCGGCGGCCGGCGCGGTCGTCGTGTTCGCGCTCTGGTGGCTCTACTTCGACCGGCCGAACGAGGCTCCCGACCGGCAGCCGTACTCCCTGATCTGGGGTTATGGCCACTATCTGATCTTCGCGGCGATCGCCGCGGTCGGCGCCGGCCTGAGCGTGTCGGTGGACTACGAGCGGCACCTCGCGGACATCTCGGAAAGGATCGCCGGGTACGCGGTGGCCGTCCCGATCGCCGTCTTCCTGCTCACGGTCTGGGTGCTGCACGTACGCCGGCAGCAGCACGGCGCGGTGGTCGTCGCGTTCCCGGTCGTCGCGCTGCTGGCGCTGCTCGCGCCGCTCGGCCCCGCCCCGGTGTACGTACTCGCGGCCCTGCTGGTCGCCCTCGTGGCGCTGACCGTGGTGTTACGCCGCCGCGACGTCCGCCCGAGCGCGACGGTGGGCGACCCGGCCTGA
- a CDS encoding cupin domain-containing protein, with translation MLIIEGAGRWTAPTGVANDWVEHLRVPDLSVGTYCIPVGGLDDQSPHTEDEIYVVTAGRARIVTPDGAAEVGPGSVIFVPAGEEHRFDEVTEDLALLVVFGPAYGSRGPGLRG, from the coding sequence ATGCTGATCATCGAAGGCGCGGGCCGGTGGACCGCACCCACCGGGGTCGCCAACGACTGGGTCGAGCACCTGAGAGTGCCGGACCTGTCGGTGGGCACGTACTGCATCCCGGTGGGCGGACTCGACGATCAGAGCCCGCACACCGAGGATGAGATCTACGTGGTCACCGCGGGGCGGGCCCGGATCGTGACTCCGGACGGCGCGGCCGAGGTGGGCCCGGGTTCGGTGATCTTCGTGCCGGCCGGCGAGGAGCACCGGTTCGACGAGGTGACCGAGGACCTGGCGCTGCTTGTGGTGTTCGGCCCCGCGTACGGCTCGCGGGGTCCGGGTCTCCGCGGCTAG
- a CDS encoding helix-turn-helix transcriptional regulator translates to MRASRLLSLLMLLQSHGRLTATQLAERLAVSPRTIYRDVESLHAAGIPLYGEAGHAGGYHLVDGWRTRLTGLTAEEADRLFLAGLPGPADELGYGDVVAALQLKLHAALPEPLRGRATQLQQRFHLDTPGWYADGDASPELARTAEAVWRQHRVEVRYRGWNGEVTRVLEPYGLVLKGGRWYVVADQPGRGAPATYRVNQILALTPLAQEFDRPADFDLPSWWRSHVVQFRARLHRDEAHVRLSPAGRERLREIGSDPVVTAMDTSAGPPDARGWVTAVLPIESLTHAHGDLLRLGADVEVLTPVALRERLAATAAGLAALYSPA, encoded by the coding sequence GTGCGCGCCAGTCGACTTCTCTCCCTTCTGATGCTGCTCCAGTCGCACGGGCGGTTGACCGCCACACAACTCGCCGAACGGTTGGCCGTCTCCCCCCGCACCATCTACCGGGACGTCGAGTCACTGCACGCCGCCGGCATCCCGCTCTACGGCGAGGCCGGGCACGCCGGCGGCTACCACCTGGTCGACGGCTGGCGGACCCGACTGACCGGGCTGACCGCCGAGGAGGCCGACCGGCTGTTCCTCGCCGGGCTGCCCGGCCCCGCCGACGAGCTGGGCTACGGCGACGTGGTGGCCGCGCTGCAACTCAAGCTGCACGCCGCTCTCCCCGAGCCGCTGCGCGGCCGGGCGACCCAACTGCAACAACGCTTCCACCTGGACACTCCCGGGTGGTATGCCGACGGCGACGCCTCCCCCGAGCTGGCCCGCACGGCCGAGGCGGTCTGGCGACAGCACCGCGTCGAGGTGCGCTACCGCGGCTGGAACGGCGAGGTGACCCGGGTCCTGGAGCCGTACGGCCTGGTGCTCAAGGGCGGCCGTTGGTATGTGGTGGCCGACCAGCCCGGCCGGGGCGCGCCGGCGACCTACCGGGTCAACCAGATCCTCGCGTTGACCCCACTGGCGCAGGAGTTCGACCGACCCGCCGACTTCGACCTGCCGTCCTGGTGGCGGTCGCACGTGGTGCAGTTCCGGGCCCGGCTGCACCGCGACGAGGCCCACGTCCGGCTCTCCCCGGCCGGGCGGGAGCGGCTGCGCGAGATCGGCAGCGATCCGGTGGTGACAGCGATGGACACCAGCGCCGGGCCACCGGACGCGCGGGGTTGGGTGACCGCGGTGCTGCCGATCGAGTCACTCACCCACGCCCACGGCGACCTGCTGCGCCTCGGCGCCGACGTCGAGGTACTGACCCCGGTGGCGCTGCGCGAACGGTTGGCGGCCACGGCGGCCGGGCTCGCCGCGCTCTACTCCCCCGCCTGA
- a CDS encoding ATP-binding cassette domain-containing protein: MRATLRLRALVAVPGTGPVTLDVPAGTLAALVAPPRFGTAVARVLAGLAPPVTGRVLVGDRDVTGLPPPRRQIGYVPAGGALLPQLTVRRNIEYGQRKRERVHEVANDWTATVVDRLELALSLALLPHQISAAQRFRVALARAAACLPEVLVVDLPAGSAGDSRLGDLMPRLSPPDAPGVAVLVCTADPATLAEIPVRHELITEPSEAPR; the protein is encoded by the coding sequence GTGAGGGCCACGTTACGGCTACGCGCACTGGTCGCCGTCCCCGGCACCGGGCCGGTGACCCTCGACGTTCCCGCCGGCACGCTCGCCGCCCTGGTGGCGCCGCCCCGCTTCGGCACGGCGGTCGCCCGGGTGCTGGCCGGGCTCGCCCCGCCGGTGACCGGGCGCGTCCTCGTCGGCGACCGGGACGTCACCGGCCTGCCGCCGCCCCGCCGGCAGATCGGCTACGTGCCCGCCGGCGGCGCGCTGCTGCCGCAGCTCACCGTGCGGCGCAACATCGAGTACGGCCAGCGCAAACGCGAACGGGTGCACGAGGTGGCCAACGACTGGACGGCCACCGTGGTCGACCGGCTCGAGTTGGCGCTCTCGCTCGCCCTGCTGCCGCACCAGATCTCCGCCGCCCAGCGGTTCCGGGTGGCGCTCGCCCGAGCGGCGGCCTGCCTGCCCGAGGTGCTGGTGGTCGACCTGCCGGCCGGCTCGGCGGGCGACAGCCGCCTCGGTGACCTGATGCCTCGACTCTCACCACCGGACGCCCCCGGCGTGGCGGTGCTGGTCTGCACCGCCGACCCGGCCACCCTGGCCGAGATCCCGGTGCGGCACGAGCTGATCACCGAGCCGAGCGAGGCGCCCCGATGA
- a CDS encoding extracellular solute-binding protein yields the protein MRPAARTSRRTLLRAAAAGATALAAGCSGGARSVQVAVVWSTSELDRFREVVAGYPAPVQVVSAGNDIDAFLRARHLAGTSPDVAILPRPGLVTEYAQRGWLSPVRGSTEYAVPAGLGELLTAEGGQRYGVWVKAAHKSLVWHLPSVLPVQPANWDALVRRTQELGALARRAGGPAPLAIGAADGWVLTDWFENVLADVAPESYSALARADADWQGRPVRDTLDRLAGLWSINGAFVGGGRRALLTQYEESVIQVVHTKRAVMLVGADFTADVADPFQRGPEAPVTFRFPGAEPGGGPLIVGGDAAVAFADARGGVELVEWLTRADSFQPWLRAGGYLSPNTNVAIGSYRDRVGQGLAEEMRTPGTLRFDLSDQLPGAFTGSDGVGIWRIMQGFFADVTDGVRASEAIRRATGLLAAAARSAGGGR from the coding sequence ATGAGGCCGGCCGCCCGAACGAGCCGTCGTACGCTGCTACGCGCCGCCGCTGCGGGCGCCACCGCCCTGGCCGCGGGCTGCTCCGGCGGGGCGCGGTCGGTGCAGGTCGCGGTGGTCTGGAGCACCAGCGAACTGGACCGGTTCCGCGAGGTCGTCGCCGGCTACCCCGCCCCCGTGCAGGTGGTCAGCGCCGGCAACGACATCGACGCGTTCCTGCGCGCCCGACACCTGGCCGGCACCAGCCCGGACGTGGCGATCCTGCCGCGCCCCGGCCTGGTCACCGAGTACGCCCAGCGCGGATGGCTGAGCCCGGTGCGCGGTTCCACCGAGTACGCCGTACCCGCCGGGCTGGGCGAGCTGCTGACGGCCGAGGGCGGCCAGCGCTACGGCGTCTGGGTCAAGGCGGCGCACAAGTCGCTGGTCTGGCACCTGCCCTCGGTGCTGCCCGTGCAGCCGGCCAACTGGGACGCGCTGGTCCGGCGTACCCAGGAGCTCGGCGCGCTCGCCCGGCGCGCCGGCGGGCCGGCACCCCTGGCCATCGGCGCCGCAGACGGCTGGGTGCTGACCGACTGGTTCGAGAACGTCCTGGCCGACGTGGCACCCGAGAGCTACAGCGCCCTCGCCCGAGCGGACGCCGACTGGCAGGGCAGACCGGTGCGCGACACGCTGGACCGGCTCGCCGGGCTCTGGAGCATCAACGGGGCGTTCGTCGGCGGCGGCCGTCGTGCCCTGCTCACCCAGTACGAGGAGTCGGTGATCCAGGTGGTGCACACGAAGCGGGCGGTGATGCTCGTCGGGGCCGACTTCACCGCCGACGTCGCCGACCCGTTCCAGCGCGGCCCGGAGGCGCCTGTCACATTCCGGTTCCCGGGCGCCGAGCCGGGCGGCGGCCCACTGATCGTCGGCGGGGACGCGGCCGTGGCGTTCGCCGACGCCCGGGGCGGGGTCGAGCTGGTCGAGTGGCTCACCAGGGCCGACTCGTTCCAGCCGTGGCTGCGCGCCGGCGGCTACCTCTCGCCCAACACCAACGTCGCGATCGGCAGCTACCGGGACCGCGTCGGCCAGGGGCTCGCCGAGGAGATGCGGACTCCTGGCACCCTTCGTTTCGACCTCTCCGACCAGTTGCCCGGCGCGTTCACCGGCTCGGACGGGGTCGGCATCTGGCGGATCATGCAGGGCTTCTTCGCCGACGTCACCGACGGGGTCCGCGCCAGCGAGGCGATCCGTCGGGCCACCGGCCTGCTCGCCGCGGCGGCCCGCAGCGCGGGGGGCGGCCGATGA
- a CDS encoding ABC transporter permease, which produces MSQVRVLGELAVLDDVGPARRGRAYPAAGATSALLLPAAVLLGGLVLWPVLRTMHASVTTDGRWVGAAHFRTALAAPGTGAVVGRTVLWALLVPAVVTALGYLLAAASRRSQEGGLVRLILLVPVALPLVVTGVTFRLMYDPDPSRGLATLIATRLTGRPVEDAPQLLGPGMVTVALMSAFVWAWVGLAVLVFRSALDAVPPSLADAVRAYGGGRRHVLWDAQWRPLLLRTTAVVFALVAVGTSRTFDLILVMTPGSVRDEASVLALRIWQTSGGTTTGDGAALGVVWLVAVIGGIMVAALFVRQAWPPPRVEAAPEPAPVAPPRRVFRLLAAGAAIAWLVPLAVLVATSAHGRVDAAARGWWSAAPNGESYRNLVTGTELWRTLGFTLLLATAVTATVLVVALLAAYPLAWLTGPAAQATGLLLLAASVVPIQVIAGPVNEVLGLVLSSGTAQGLALVHIALGVPFAVLVLRNAFADLPVEQVRDARLGGRRWWHTLRRLARHNRSAVVAVSVLEFVQVWNDLVVGRLFGGPGASPLGPFLAEQTRSFVSNSGALAASSVLASVLPVVLVVLSRRHLVAGLVSGGVR; this is translated from the coding sequence ATGAGCCAGGTGCGGGTCCTCGGTGAGCTGGCGGTCCTCGACGACGTCGGCCCGGCCCGGCGGGGCCGGGCGTATCCGGCAGCCGGCGCGACGTCGGCCCTGCTGCTGCCGGCCGCGGTGCTGCTCGGCGGGCTGGTGCTGTGGCCGGTGCTGCGGACCATGCACGCCAGCGTCACCACCGACGGTCGCTGGGTCGGCGCGGCGCACTTCCGGACCGCGCTCGCCGCCCCGGGCACCGGCGCGGTGGTCGGCCGGACGGTCCTCTGGGCCCTGCTGGTGCCGGCGGTGGTGACGGCGCTGGGTTATCTGCTCGCCGCCGCGTCCCGCCGCTCCCAGGAGGGCGGGCTGGTCCGGTTGATCCTCCTGGTGCCGGTGGCGTTGCCGCTGGTCGTCACCGGGGTCACCTTCCGGCTGATGTACGACCCGGACCCGAGCCGGGGCCTGGCCACCCTGATCGCGACCCGACTGACCGGCCGTCCGGTCGAGGACGCGCCGCAGTTGCTCGGGCCGGGGATGGTCACCGTCGCGTTGATGTCGGCGTTCGTCTGGGCCTGGGTCGGGTTGGCGGTGCTGGTCTTCCGGTCCGCACTGGACGCGGTGCCGCCGAGTCTCGCCGACGCGGTCCGCGCCTACGGCGGTGGACGCCGCCATGTGCTGTGGGACGCACAGTGGCGGCCACTGCTGCTGCGGACGACAGCTGTGGTCTTCGCGTTGGTGGCGGTCGGCACCAGCCGCACGTTCGACCTCATCCTGGTGATGACCCCCGGTTCGGTCCGCGACGAGGCCTCCGTGCTGGCGCTGCGGATCTGGCAGACGTCCGGGGGCACCACCACCGGCGACGGCGCCGCCCTCGGCGTGGTGTGGCTGGTGGCGGTCATCGGCGGCATCATGGTGGCCGCGCTCTTCGTCCGGCAGGCCTGGCCCCCGCCGCGCGTCGAGGCGGCACCGGAGCCCGCCCCGGTCGCCCCGCCCCGGCGGGTGTTCCGGCTGCTCGCTGCGGGTGCCGCGATCGCCTGGCTGGTGCCGCTGGCGGTGCTGGTCGCCACGTCGGCGCACGGCAGGGTGGACGCCGCCGCGCGCGGTTGGTGGTCCGCAGCGCCGAATGGCGAGTCGTACCGCAACCTGGTCACCGGCACGGAGCTGTGGCGCACGCTGGGCTTCACCCTGCTGCTGGCCACCGCGGTGACCGCCACGGTGCTGGTGGTCGCGCTGCTGGCCGCGTACCCGTTGGCCTGGTTGACCGGGCCGGCCGCGCAGGCCACCGGGCTGCTGCTGCTGGCGGCCAGCGTCGTGCCGATCCAGGTCATCGCCGGCCCGGTCAACGAGGTGCTGGGCCTGGTGCTCTCCTCCGGCACGGCTCAGGGCCTGGCCCTGGTGCACATCGCGCTGGGCGTGCCGTTCGCGGTGCTGGTGCTGCGTAACGCGTTCGCCGACCTGCCGGTCGAGCAGGTCCGCGACGCCCGGCTGGGTGGGCGCCGGTGGTGGCACACCCTGCGCCGGTTGGCCCGGCACAACCGGTCGGCGGTGGTGGCGGTGTCCGTGCTGGAGTTCGTCCAGGTCTGGAACGACCTGGTGGTGGGTCGGCTGTTCGGTGGACCGGGGGCGTCGCCGCTCGGGCCGTTCCTGGCCGAGCAGACCCGCAGCTTCGTGAGCAACAGTGGCGCGCTGGCCGCCAGCTCGGTGCTCGCCTCGGTGCTGCCGGTGGTGCTCGTGGTGCTCTCGCGGCGGCACCTGGTCGCCGGGCTCGTCTCCGGGGGCGTCCGGTGA